A single genomic interval of Microbacterium sp. BLY harbors:
- a CDS encoding ATP-binding cassette domain-containing protein yields MPEGQVLEFTNVTKRFNEVTAVSDFSARVEPGAVTAFLGPNGAGKTTTLRILLGQVRATSGTATVGGVAYPELRQPLRTIGSVLEETAYRPRRTASRQLTIAAKANGIRLARVDEVISLVGLEGEADSRIGGFSLGMRQRLSVAHALLGDPGALVFDEPANGLDPEGIRWMRLLMRRLADEGRTVLVSSHVLSEIEQVADHVLVLSKGRLVLSSGIETLADPAGGAVVVDAVDRPGLTTALVAAGFDIEVLRSGLTVRGTDASRVGAVAADAGIALTTLVQRGPTLEDVFIDLMRGGRFDTTPALAQPASAATDMSDDATSDESTTDEATTDEAAAGVAASALAAGGSAALADDLSTDTPAETATADPAADDDPEDDATRVVPVIDDTVAPEPAPTEDAEPEPAETRSFDDIVFGTPAPASAVTESPRRSFAALFATTSAETPDDASSTTADPDAADPATEADATPADADAVPEDDTASPDGAVSPDGTASPDGADSHDTDPSDEEPAPGDGPVNTDDEAPATDDPTAETAPEATDTNEEEPAGVEFFSDLGGAPSEDGAAVENAEGSEPGENAGESASSEPATDSADHEDDDPRSAAVSSMLAAAARAYYEDEPRDYPLASASEESGEESAQWSVAATGVIDTVPLASGPSPEGQEGSASADAAETAPAPAPADEQHQDEQPQDEQPQDENHG; encoded by the coding sequence ATGCCCGAAGGACAGGTGCTCGAGTTCACGAATGTGACGAAGCGCTTCAACGAGGTGACGGCCGTCTCGGACTTCTCCGCACGTGTCGAGCCGGGAGCGGTCACCGCCTTCCTCGGCCCCAACGGCGCGGGCAAGACGACGACCCTGCGCATCCTGCTCGGCCAGGTGCGCGCCACGTCCGGCACGGCCACCGTCGGCGGCGTCGCCTACCCCGAGCTGCGTCAGCCGCTGCGCACGATCGGCTCGGTGCTGGAGGAGACGGCCTACCGTCCCCGTCGCACGGCCAGCCGTCAGCTCACCATCGCCGCGAAGGCCAACGGCATCCGCCTCGCCCGCGTCGACGAGGTGATCTCGCTCGTCGGCCTGGAGGGAGAGGCGGACTCGCGGATCGGCGGATTCTCGCTGGGCATGCGACAGCGCCTCAGCGTCGCGCACGCCCTCCTCGGCGACCCCGGAGCGCTGGTCTTCGACGAGCCGGCCAACGGACTCGACCCGGAGGGCATCCGCTGGATGCGCCTGCTCATGCGCCGCCTCGCGGACGAGGGTCGTACGGTGCTGGTCTCCTCGCACGTGCTCAGCGAGATCGAGCAGGTCGCCGACCACGTCCTCGTCCTGTCCAAGGGGCGGCTCGTGCTGTCGAGCGGCATCGAGACGCTGGCCGACCCGGCCGGAGGCGCCGTCGTGGTCGACGCCGTCGACCGGCCCGGCCTCACGACCGCTCTCGTCGCCGCCGGCTTCGACATCGAGGTGCTTCGGTCCGGCCTGACCGTACGCGGGACCGATGCGAGCCGCGTGGGCGCCGTCGCGGCGGACGCGGGCATCGCCCTCACCACGCTCGTGCAGCGGGGTCCGACGCTCGAGGACGTCTTCATCGACCTCATGCGCGGCGGCCGCTTCGACACCACTCCCGCGCTCGCACAGCCCGCGTCCGCAGCGACCGATATGTCGGACGACGCGACCTCGGACGAATCGACCACCGACGAAGCGACCACCGACGAGGCGGCAGCCGGCGTCGCGGCGTCCGCCCTCGCCGCCGGTGGCTCGGCGGCACTCGCCGACGACCTCAGCACGGACACGCCCGCGGAGACCGCGACCGCCGACCCGGCGGCCGATGATGATCCGGAGGACGACGCCACCCGCGTGGTGCCCGTGATCGACGACACCGTCGCACCGGAACCGGCGCCGACCGAGGACGCGGAGCCCGAGCCGGCCGAGACGCGCTCGTTCGACGACATCGTGTTCGGCACCCCGGCCCCCGCCTCGGCCGTGACGGAGTCACCGCGGCGTTCATTCGCGGCCCTGTTCGCGACGACGTCTGCCGAGACCCCCGACGACGCGTCTTCGACCACCGCGGATCCCGACGCCGCGGATCCCGCGACCGAGGCGGACGCGACGCCCGCCGACGCAGACGCCGTCCCCGAGGACGACACCGCTTCCCCCGATGGCGCCGTGTCCCCCGATGGCACCGCCTCGCCCGATGGCGCCGACTCGCACGACACCGATCCATCCGACGAGGAGCCCGCCCCCGGCGACGGTCCGGTCAACACCGACGACGAGGCTCCGGCGACGGACGACCCGACCGCGGAGACCGCGCCGGAAGCCACGGACACGAACGAGGAGGAGCCCGCGGGGGTGGAGTTCTTCTCCGACCTCGGCGGCGCGCCGTCCGAGGACGGCGCGGCCGTCGAGAACGCCGAGGGATCCGAGCCGGGCGAGAACGCCGGTGAGTCCGCGTCGTCCGAGCCCGCCACGGACTCCGCGGACCACGAGGACGACGACCCCCGTTCGGCGGCCGTGAGCTCGATGCTGGCCGCCGCCGCCCGCGCCTACTACGAGGACGAGCCGCGCGACTACCCGCTCGCCTCCGCATCGGAGGAATCCGGCGAGGAGAGCGCGCAGTGGAGCGTCGCGGCGACCGGCGTCATCGACACGGTCCCGCTCGCAAGCGGGCCGTCGCCCGAAGGACAGGAGGGCTCGGCGTCCGCCGACGCCGCCGAGACCGCGCCCGCGCCCGCGCCCGCGGACGAGCAGCACCAGGACGAGCAGCCGCAGGACGAGCAGCCGCAGGACGAGAACCACGGCTGA
- a CDS encoding glutamate-1-semialdehyde 2,1-aminomutase encodes MTDRNDDLFSAARAVIPGGVNSPVRAYGSVGGTPRFLASARGATVTDAAGREYVDLVASWGPALLGHAQPEVVAAVQEAATRGLSFGAPTEGEVELAALIADRVRFGEIRPVERVRLVSTGTEATMTAIRLARGATGRDLLVKFAGHYHGHSDGLLAEAGSGVATLALPGSAGVPAPIAAQTLVIRYNDPEALAAVFAEHGPRIAAVIVEASSANMGVVPPLPGFNRLIAETAHAHGALMILDEVLTGFRVHPAGFWGLQAQSGEDYLPDILTFGKVVGGGMPLAALGGRAEVMDLLAPLGPVYQAGTLSGNPLSVAAGLTTLRLATPEVYATVDAAAARVSSALDRALTEAGVTHALASAGNLFSASFRASAPRDYAEAQAQESFRYAAFFHAMREHGVALPPSVFEAWFLTAAHGEDELQRIEAALPHAAEAAATARP; translated from the coding sequence ATGACCGACCGCAATGACGACCTTTTCTCTGCCGCCCGAGCGGTGATCCCCGGTGGGGTGAACTCTCCGGTGCGCGCCTACGGGTCGGTCGGCGGGACGCCGCGGTTCCTCGCCTCGGCGCGCGGAGCCACGGTGACCGACGCCGCGGGCCGCGAGTACGTCGACCTCGTCGCGTCCTGGGGCCCCGCGCTGCTGGGGCACGCGCAGCCCGAGGTCGTCGCCGCGGTGCAGGAGGCCGCGACCCGCGGGCTCTCCTTCGGCGCCCCGACGGAGGGGGAGGTCGAGCTCGCCGCCCTCATCGCGGATCGCGTCCGTTTCGGCGAGATCCGTCCCGTGGAGCGCGTCCGTCTCGTGTCGACGGGCACCGAGGCCACCATGACCGCGATCCGCCTCGCGCGCGGCGCCACCGGGCGCGATCTGCTCGTCAAGTTCGCCGGGCACTACCACGGTCACTCCGACGGCCTTCTGGCGGAGGCGGGATCCGGGGTCGCCACGCTCGCCCTCCCCGGCTCGGCGGGCGTGCCCGCGCCGATCGCCGCCCAGACGCTCGTGATCCGCTACAACGACCCCGAGGCGCTCGCCGCGGTCTTCGCCGAGCACGGCCCGCGCATCGCCGCGGTCATCGTCGAGGCGTCGTCCGCGAACATGGGGGTCGTTCCGCCGCTGCCGGGCTTCAACCGGCTCATCGCGGAGACCGCCCACGCCCACGGCGCGCTGATGATCCTCGACGAGGTGCTCACCGGCTTCCGGGTGCACCCGGCCGGGTTCTGGGGGCTCCAGGCACAGTCCGGAGAGGACTACCTGCCCGACATCCTCACCTTCGGGAAGGTCGTCGGCGGCGGCATGCCGCTGGCGGCTCTGGGCGGCCGCGCCGAGGTCATGGACCTCCTGGCGCCGCTCGGCCCCGTCTACCAGGCGGGCACGCTGTCCGGGAACCCGCTGTCGGTGGCCGCGGGCCTGACCACGCTGCGACTCGCCACGCCCGAGGTCTACGCCACGGTCGATGCCGCCGCCGCCCGGGTGTCGTCGGCTCTCGACCGCGCGCTCACCGAGGCCGGAGTGACGCACGCCCTCGCCTCCGCCGGCAACCTCTTCAGCGCCTCGTTCCGCGCCTCCGCCCCGCGCGACTACGCCGAGGCGCAGGCGCAGGAGTCGTTCCGGTACGCGGCGTTCTTCCACGCGATGCGTGAGCACGGCGTCGCGCTGCCGCCGAGCGTCTTCGAGGCCTGGTTCCTCACCGCCGCGCACGGCGAGGACGAGCTCCAGCGCATCGAGGCCGCCCTGCCGCACGCCGCCGAGGCCGCCGCCACCGCGCGCCCCTGA